The following proteins come from a genomic window of candidate division WOR-3 bacterium:
- the rplK gene encoding 50S ribosomal protein L11, protein MAKAKKKQIQAIIKLQIPAGQATPAPPLGPALGQAGVNIPEFIKTFNAKTGGQDPLPLPTVITVFKDKTFTFEVKAPPVAVLLKKSAKIAKGSGEPNKNKVATVSSEEVRVIAERKYQDMTASSVEKAMSMVKGTARSMGILVEEG, encoded by the coding sequence ATGGCAAAAGCAAAGAAGAAGCAAATACAGGCGATAATCAAACTTCAGATACCCGCAGGGCAAGCTACTCCCGCACCCCCTTTGGGTCCGGCGCTTGGTCAAGCCGGGGTGAACATTCCGGAATTTATCAAGACTTTCAATGCTAAAACCGGAGGTCAGGATCCTCTGCCTTTGCCTACGGTAATTACGGTTTTCAAGGATAAAACGTTTACATTCGAGGTCAAAGCTCCGCCTGTTGCCGTGCTTTTGAAAAAAAGCGCTAAAATTGCAAAAGGGTCAGGCGAACCCAATAAAAATAAAGTCGCCACCGTATCATCAGAAGAAGTCAGGGTTATTGCCGAAAGGAAATACCAAGACATGACCGCGTCTTCTGTTGAAAAAGCTATGAGTATGGTCAAAGGAACTGCCAGAAGCATGGGAATATTAGTGGAAGAAGGATGA
- a CDS encoding 50S ribosomal protein L10: MPTQEKMNQVEELMQKMKDAKAIYISDYKGMTVAQMTSFRKKVRDAGLHFKVVKNTMTKLALEKNGFSGMEEILTGPTAIAIGYQDPVLPAKIIKENFSQVGFPIIKGGFLEGKSVSKEEIEKIADLPPKEVLLGQLTGTFAAPISSFMAVGNNILSGFLRVMTAIKESKENNKTE; encoded by the coding sequence ATGCCAACACAGGAAAAAATGAATCAAGTTGAAGAACTGATGCAAAAAATGAAAGACGCGAAAGCTATATATATAAGCGATTATAAAGGAATGACAGTCGCTCAAATGACGTCTTTCAGAAAAAAAGTCAGAGATGCCGGATTGCATTTTAAAGTTGTAAAAAATACAATGACGAAATTGGCTCTTGAAAAAAACGGTTTCTCTGGAATGGAAGAAATTCTGACGGGACCAACTGCGATTGCAATAGGCTATCAAGACCCAGTATTACCGGCGAAAATAATCAAAGAAAACTTTTCACAAGTTGGTTTTCCTATTATCAAAGGCGGTTTTCTGGAGGGGAAATCGGTTTCGAAAGAAGAGATTGAAAAGATAGCTGATCTTCCGCCCAAAGAAGTCCTGCTCGGTCAATTGACGGGGACTTTTGCGGCTCCAATATCAAGTTTTATGGCAGTGGGAAACAACATTCTGTCTGGATTTCTCAGGGTCATGACTGCGATAAAAGAAAGTAAAGAAAATAATAAAACAGAATAG
- the rplL gene encoding 50S ribosomal protein L7/L12, with protein MSEATKQILELVKGLTVMELSELIKEMETVFGVSAAAPVVQMAAGSMPAQSAEEQEEKTEFDVILKEYGDKKIPVIKEVRAITGLGLKEAKDLVEGIPAKIKEGITKKEADDMKKQLEAAGAVIEIK; from the coding sequence ATGTCTGAGGCTACCAAACAAATATTGGAACTAGTTAAAGGGCTCACAGTAATGGAACTTTCCGAGCTCATAAAAGAGATGGAAACCGTGTTCGGAGTGTCCGCTGCTGCGCCGGTTGTCCAAATGGCCGCTGGTTCAATGCCTGCTCAGTCTGCGGAAGAGCAAGAGGAAAAAACCGAATTTGATGTTATCCTGAAAGAATACGGAGACAAAAAGATTCCGGTAATCAAAGAAGTCAGAGCTATAACGGGCTTGGGTCTGAAAGAAGCTAAAGATCTCGTTGAAGGTATTCCGGCAAAAATTAAAGAAGGCATTACAAAGAAAGAAGCCGATGATATGAAAAAACAGTTAGAAGCAGCAGGAGCTGTTATAGAGATAAAATAA
- a CDS encoding 50S ribosomal protein L1, which translates to MKHGKRYENLIKEHSSKQEYLLKEGMEKVKNLANAKFDETLEVSIKLGIDPRKSDQLVRGSVVLPHGTGKNVKVLVFATGDKAQEAQEAGADYVGGDEYIDKIKKENWLDFNAVVAVPQMMGKVGMIGKILGPRGLMPNPKLGTVTMNVKEVVEEIKKGRIEFKNDKSGNINVPVGKMSFPTENLFDNVNEFVRELVKSKPASVKGTFIKSVYLSPTMGPSVKISTADVIQPSR; encoded by the coding sequence ATGAAGCACGGAAAAAGGTACGAAAATCTTATAAAAGAACACTCTTCTAAACAGGAGTATCTCCTCAAAGAAGGGATGGAGAAGGTAAAAAATCTTGCCAACGCAAAATTTGACGAGACTCTTGAAGTTTCAATCAAATTAGGCATTGACCCTAGAAAATCTGATCAACTCGTCAGAGGCAGCGTAGTTCTTCCGCACGGGACAGGCAAAAATGTCAAGGTGCTGGTTTTCGCAACCGGCGACAAGGCACAGGAAGCTCAGGAAGCTGGTGCTGATTACGTCGGAGGAGATGAATATATTGACAAGATCAAAAAAGAAAATTGGCTCGATTTTAACGCTGTCGTCGCTGTTCCACAGATGATGGGAAAAGTCGGTATGATAGGAAAAATACTCGGACCAAGAGGCCTTATGCCTAATCCAAAACTTGGAACGGTGACCATGAATGTCAAGGAAGTTGTCGAAGAAATTAAAAAAGGCAGAATAGAATTCAAGAACGACAAATCCGGAAATATCAATGTCCCCGTAGGGAAAATGTCTTTCCCCACGGAAAATCTTTTCGATAACGTCAACGAATTTGTAAGAGAACTTGTCAAAAGTAAACCGGCTTCAGTAAAGGGAACTTTTATAAAATCTGTTTATCTCAGCCCTACAATGGGTCCGAGTGTGAAAATCAGCACTGCGGACGTGATTCAACCTTCCCGCTGA